In a genomic window of Flavobacterium sp. KACC 22761:
- a CDS encoding glycoside hydrolase family 25 protein: MARKTTYRKTYARKPAGRSFFSKLIRFIVFAFLAVLFIGTIYHYRAGLAYYLGFRSGKVLDENEVDKHLSDVRNIRVLENHKGKVVGFDVSEFQGKVDWEEVEILDEKYPVQFVFIRATAGNDYVDRQFKRNWEGAKENKIMRGAYHYYRPNENSIEQANLFIKTVKLQKGDLPPVLDIEKLPKNQPLDSLKKGLKRWLTKVEKHYQVRPIIYSGERYYTDFLKEEFSEYLFWIANYNFYREKIEDDWLFWQFTEKASLPGIKHRVDVNIYNGDLEQLQFIAVE, encoded by the coding sequence ATGGCAAGAAAAACAACTTATCGTAAAACCTATGCAAGAAAACCGGCTGGAAGATCTTTTTTCAGTAAGTTAATCCGTTTTATCGTGTTTGCTTTTTTAGCAGTGCTTTTCATTGGCACAATTTACCATTATCGAGCCGGATTAGCTTATTATCTCGGATTCAGATCAGGTAAGGTTTTAGATGAAAATGAGGTAGACAAGCACCTTTCTGATGTTCGAAATATTAGAGTTCTCGAAAATCACAAAGGAAAAGTTGTCGGATTTGATGTGTCTGAATTTCAAGGAAAAGTAGATTGGGAAGAAGTTGAAATTTTGGATGAAAAATACCCAGTGCAATTTGTTTTCATTCGAGCAACTGCCGGAAATGATTATGTAGACAGACAATTTAAAAGAAATTGGGAAGGAGCAAAAGAAAATAAAATCATGCGTGGCGCTTATCATTATTATCGTCCAAATGAAAATTCAATTGAACAGGCGAATCTTTTTATTAAAACTGTAAAACTGCAGAAAGGCGATCTTCCGCCGGTTTTGGATATTGAAAAATTGCCAAAAAATCAGCCTTTAGACAGTTTGAAAAAAGGTTTGAAACGTTGGCTGACGAAAGTCGAAAAACATTATCAGGTTCGCCCAATTATTTATTCTGGGGAAAGATATTATACAGATTTTCTAAAAGAAGAATTTAGCGAATATTTATTCTGGATTGCCAATTACAATTTCTACAGAGAAAAAATTGAAGATGATTGGCTGTTTTGGCAGTTTACAGAAAAAGCTTCTTTGCCTGGAATTAAACATCGAGTTGATGTTAATATTTACAATGGCGACTTAGAACAGTTGCAGTTTATTGCCGTGGAATAA
- a CDS encoding CDP-alcohol phosphatidyltransferase family protein, with translation MNIKKHIPNLITLINLFCGCVAVVFISEAKYEMAFYMVCLGIFFDFFDGFFARLFKVSSPLGLQLDSLADMVTSGVAPGYVMYTMFANSGHQLGTNEFIPLLGFIITLGSCYRLANFNIDTRQTDSFIGLPTPANALFIISLKVVLDIYAGSSLLLLEILTNEWILLAITLCSAYILNAEIPLFALKIKKFTFKDNVLQIVFLAISLVLLLLLQFGAIPVIIAFYVLLSIINNMFLKK, from the coding sequence ATGAATATTAAAAAACACATTCCTAATTTAATCACTTTAATAAACCTTTTCTGTGGCTGTGTAGCCGTTGTTTTTATTTCTGAAGCCAAATATGAAATGGCTTTTTATATGGTTTGTCTAGGAATCTTTTTTGATTTTTTTGATGGTTTTTTTGCCAGATTATTTAAAGTTTCAAGTCCGCTTGGTCTGCAGTTGGATTCTTTGGCAGATATGGTTACCAGTGGTGTTGCGCCAGGTTACGTAATGTACACGATGTTTGCCAATAGCGGCCATCAATTAGGAACAAACGAATTTATTCCTCTTTTGGGATTCATCATTACTTTGGGTTCTTGTTATCGTTTGGCCAATTTTAATATTGATACACGTCAGACGGATTCATTTATTGGATTGCCAACGCCTGCAAATGCGCTCTTTATAATTAGTTTGAAAGTAGTTCTGGATATTTATGCAGGTTCATCACTTTTATTGCTGGAAATTTTAACCAATGAGTGGATTTTATTAGCAATAACTTTGTGTAGCGCTTATATTTTAAATGCTGAAATTCCGCTTTTTGCTTTAAAAATTAAAAAATTTACTTTCAAGGATAATGTATTGCAGATTGTATTTTTAGCAATTTCCCTTGTTTTGCTTTTATTGCTTCAATTTGGAGCTATTCCTGTTATTATTGCTTTTTATGTATTGCTGTCAATCATAAACAATATGTTTTTGAAAAAGTAG
- a CDS encoding sugar transferase produces MMAQKKMHFEISERKILLRIFDAAFILTGLYVLHFLFDNRYYILDWNYFYRPILLVAYIFIFGLIFEMYNLQVSSNQVQILRSVILTVTASIIVYLFTPILSPELPKKRLVILVFYFTVLGSLLAWRFFYAIFLASHRFSQNVVLVCDKDQVEGLVSDLENVDPHYNIIGFVSSDSSTDETNDFNYVKEINKQDLENFVLHHNVSEIVIAAQKTDGITADLYQQLLHLLESGNIIKEYTHVYESKTQRIPVHYIERDFYRFFPFSRSNSNKLYLVTTRLIEFALSFVGLIFCIVFIPIVFIGNLIANKGSLFYTQERVGKNGAVFKIYKFRTMIENSDVNGPFAQSNDRRVTPFGRFMRKSRLDELPQFFNVLIGDMGVIGPRPERPYFVNEIAKIMPFYETRHVIKPGLTGWAQVNYSYGESINESLVKLQYDLYYIKHRSIFLDLSITFKTITTVLFYRGQ; encoded by the coding sequence ATCATGGCACAAAAAAAAATGCATTTCGAGATTTCGGAACGGAAAATATTATTGCGAATTTTTGATGCTGCTTTTATTTTAACAGGCTTGTATGTATTGCATTTTTTGTTTGATAACCGCTATTACATTTTAGATTGGAATTATTTTTATAGACCAATATTATTAGTTGCCTATATCTTTATTTTCGGATTAATCTTCGAAATGTATAATCTCCAAGTTTCGAGCAATCAAGTACAAATACTTCGAAGTGTTATTCTAACTGTTACCGCTTCAATTATTGTATATTTATTTACACCTATTTTATCGCCAGAACTTCCAAAGAAACGTTTGGTAATTCTGGTTTTTTATTTTACAGTGCTCGGCTCATTATTAGCATGGAGATTTTTTTATGCTATTTTTTTAGCCTCACACCGTTTCTCACAAAATGTTGTTTTAGTATGCGACAAGGATCAAGTTGAAGGATTAGTTTCAGATCTTGAAAATGTTGATCCGCATTATAATATAATTGGTTTTGTGAGTTCTGATTCATCTACTGATGAAACTAATGATTTTAATTATGTTAAGGAAATCAACAAACAGGATTTAGAAAATTTTGTGCTTCATCATAATGTTTCAGAAATTGTAATTGCTGCCCAAAAAACAGATGGTATTACTGCTGATCTCTATCAGCAGTTGCTTCATTTACTAGAGTCTGGAAATATTATAAAAGAATATACGCACGTTTATGAAAGTAAAACGCAACGTATTCCTGTGCATTATATTGAGCGTGATTTTTATCGCTTTTTCCCTTTCAGCCGAAGTAACAGTAATAAATTGTATTTAGTTACGACTCGTTTAATAGAGTTTGCCCTCTCTTTTGTAGGTCTGATATTTTGCATTGTTTTTATTCCGATTGTTTTTATTGGAAATCTTATTGCAAATAAAGGAAGTTTGTTTTACACGCAAGAAAGAGTAGGTAAGAATGGAGCTGTTTTTAAGATTTATAAGTTTAGAACAATGATCGAAAATAGTGATGTGAATGGTCCGTTTGCACAATCAAATGATCGAAGAGTTACACCATTTGGAAGATTTATGCGCAAATCAAGATTAGATGAATTGCCACAGTTTTTCAATGTTTTGATTGGTGATATGGGCGTAATTGGGCCACGTCCTGAACGTCCTTATTTTGTCAATGAAATTGCTAAAATAATGCCTTTTTATGAAACTCGTCACGTCATAAAACCTGGCTTGACAGGCTGGGCGCAAGTAAATTATTCGTATGGAGAATCAATCAATGAAAGCTTGGTAAAACTTCAGTACGATTTATATTATATTAAACACCGAAGTATTTTTTTAGATTTAAGCATTACCTTCAAAACCATTACAACAGTTTTGTTTTACCGCGGACAATAA
- the tatC gene encoding twin-arginine translocase subunit TatC has protein sequence MAKKNLGEMSFLDHLEELRWLLVRSTLATCIMAFVTYFISDYLFDQIILGPIRPTFFTYVWFCDLSHSLGFADSICITELNFIIQNTEMEGQVNIFVWMCLLAGFILSFPYILWEIWKFISPALYEKERKNAKLFIFVSSLLFFLGVLFGYFVVIPMSVNFVATFSVSDIVKNQFTLESYMGMVKTSILGSAIFFELPIAIYFLTKLGLVTPTFLRKYWKYAVVIILIIAAIVTPPDVVSQTIVAIPMLLIYEVSILISKIVYRNKLKENV, from the coding sequence ATGGCAAAGAAAAATCTTGGCGAAATGTCATTTTTGGATCATCTTGAAGAACTAAGATGGTTATTGGTTAGAAGTACACTTGCAACATGTATTATGGCATTTGTTACTTATTTTATTAGTGATTATTTATTTGATCAAATTATTTTAGGTCCAATTCGGCCAACATTCTTTACGTATGTTTGGTTTTGTGACTTATCGCATTCATTAGGATTTGCAGACAGCATTTGTATTACAGAGCTGAATTTCATTATTCAGAATACCGAAATGGAAGGGCAAGTAAATATCTTTGTATGGATGTGTCTTTTGGCAGGATTCATATTAAGTTTCCCTTATATTTTATGGGAAATCTGGAAATTTATCAGCCCTGCACTTTATGAGAAAGAAAGAAAAAATGCGAAATTATTCATATTCGTTTCATCATTGCTTTTCTTTTTAGGAGTATTGTTTGGCTATTTTGTAGTAATACCTATGTCAGTGAATTTCGTAGCCACTTTCTCAGTGAGTGATATTGTAAAAAATCAATTTACCTTGGAATCTTATATGGGAATGGTCAAAACGAGTATTCTCGGAAGTGCCATCTTTTTTGAATTGCCAATCGCTATTTATTTCTTAACCAAATTAGGATTAGTAACTCCTACTTTCTTAAGAAAATATTGGAAATATGCTGTAGTAATCATTTTGATTATCGCCGCAATCGTAACACCACCGGATGTTGTAAGCCAAACCATTGTGGCAATTCCGATGTTGCTTATCTACGAAGTAAGTATTCTTATTTCAAAAATTGTTTATCGAAATAAATTAAAAGAAAATGTCTGA
- a CDS encoding KpsF/GutQ family sugar-phosphate isomerase, whose product MISKENILAIAKKTILSESEAITKLIDFLDENFYEAVQRIYECKGRLIVTGIGKSAIIAQKMVATFNSTGTPSMFLHASEAIHGDLGMIQNDDIIICISKSGNSPEIKVLVPLLKRFGNTLIAITGNITSFLAKGSDFVLNTTVEIEACPINLAPTNSTTAQLVMGDALAVCLMEMRDFKPEDFAIYHPGGALGKKLLLRVKDMIEHSLKPQVTPETSVKKVIFEISEKRLGVTAVIEDNKIIGIITDGDIRRMLNDVDTIANLTAKDIMSKNPKLVSSETMAVDALNILEDFSITQLIVADNGEYKGVLHLHDILKEGIV is encoded by the coding sequence TTGATCTCAAAAGAAAATATATTGGCGATTGCCAAAAAAACAATACTATCTGAAAGTGAGGCAATTACAAAATTAATTGATTTTCTTGATGAAAATTTCTACGAAGCCGTTCAGCGTATTTACGAATGCAAAGGCCGTTTGATCGTTACAGGAATCGGAAAAAGCGCCATTATTGCGCAAAAAATGGTTGCTACTTTTAACTCTACCGGAACTCCATCGATGTTTTTGCATGCTTCAGAAGCCATTCACGGCGATTTGGGAATGATTCAAAATGACGACATAATAATCTGTATTTCAAAAAGCGGGAACAGTCCTGAAATTAAGGTCTTAGTTCCGTTATTAAAACGATTTGGAAATACCTTAATTGCAATAACAGGAAACATCACTTCATTTCTGGCAAAAGGCTCTGATTTTGTTCTCAACACAACTGTTGAAATTGAAGCTTGCCCAATAAATCTTGCACCAACTAACAGTACAACAGCACAGCTTGTCATGGGCGATGCACTTGCAGTTTGTTTAATGGAAATGCGTGATTTTAAACCCGAAGATTTTGCAATTTATCATCCAGGTGGTGCTTTAGGCAAAAAATTGTTGCTTCGAGTTAAAGATATGATTGAGCACTCGTTGAAGCCTCAAGTTACTCCGGAAACATCTGTTAAAAAGGTAATTTTTGAAATTTCAGAAAAAAGATTAGGTGTAACAGCTGTTATAGAAGACAACAAAATTATCGGAATTATTACTGACGGAGACATCCGAAGAATGCTAAATGACGTAGATACTATTGCTAACTTAACTGCAAAAGACATTATGTCAAAAAACCCAAAATTAGTTTCGTCAGAAACTATGGCTGTCGATGCTTTGAACATTTTAGAAGACTTTTCGATTACGCAATTGATCGTTGCAGATAACGGAGAATATAAAGGAGTTTTACATTTACATGACATTTTAAAAGAAGGAATCGTATAA
- the recQ gene encoding DNA helicase RecQ yields MNSNEIEIHKELKKYFGFSQFKGLQEQVITSILGKKNTFVIMPTGGGKSLCYQLPALIQDGTAIVVSPLIALMKNQVDAIRSLSSENGIAHVLNSSLTKTEIAQVKKDISSGLTKLLYVAPESLTKEEYVAFLQSVPISFVAIDEAHCISEWGHDFRPEYRNLRSIIKQLGKVPIIGLTATATPKVQEDILKNLDMSDANTFKASFNRPNLFYEVRTKTKNIESDIIRFIKQHKGKSGIIYCLSRKKVESIAEVLQVNGISAVPYHAGLDAKTRAKHQDMFLMEDVDVVVATIAFGMGIDKPDVRFVIHHDIPKSLESYYQETGRAGRDGGEGHCLAYYSYKDVEKLEKFMSGKPVAEQEIGFALLQEVVAYAETSMSRRKFLLHYFGEEFDSETGEGADMDDNVRNPKHKVEAKDQVVKLLEIVRDTKHIYKSKEIVFTLIGRVNAVIKAHKTDTQSFFGSGSDHDEKYWMALLRQVLVSGYLSKDIETYGVIKITKEGLDFIKNPVSFMMSEDHEYTEADDETIVTGGKSSGTADEVLTGMLRELRKKVAKKLGVPPFVVFQDPSLEDMALKYPITIQELYNIHGVGEGKAKKYGSEFVALISRYVEDNDIIRPDDLVVKSTGVNSANKLYIIQNIDRKLPLSDIASAKGLSMDALIKEMEQIVYSGTKLNIKYWLDDMLDDDQQEEIHDYFMESESDKIEDALKEFDGDYDIDELRLMRIKFISEVAN; encoded by the coding sequence ATGAATTCAAACGAAATTGAAATACACAAGGAATTAAAGAAGTATTTCGGCTTTAGCCAATTTAAGGGCTTGCAGGAGCAAGTCATTACGAGTATTTTAGGTAAGAAGAATACTTTTGTAATTATGCCTACGGGCGGTGGAAAGTCTCTTTGTTATCAATTACCCGCTTTAATTCAGGACGGAACGGCAATTGTTGTTTCACCCTTAATTGCTTTGATGAAAAATCAGGTTGATGCGATTCGAAGCCTTTCTTCAGAAAACGGAATTGCCCACGTTTTAAATTCCTCGCTTACTAAAACTGAAATTGCCCAGGTTAAAAAAGATATAAGCTCCGGTTTGACCAAGCTTTTATATGTAGCCCCAGAATCGTTGACAAAAGAAGAGTATGTTGCCTTTTTGCAAAGTGTGCCAATTTCTTTTGTTGCGATTGACGAAGCGCACTGTATCTCAGAATGGGGACATGATTTTAGGCCAGAGTACAGGAATCTTAGAAGTATAATTAAGCAATTAGGAAAAGTGCCAATTATTGGACTTACCGCAACTGCAACCCCAAAAGTTCAGGAAGATATTCTGAAAAACCTTGATATGTCTGATGCAAATACTTTTAAAGCATCATTCAACAGACCGAACTTATTTTATGAAGTTCGCACAAAAACGAAAAATATTGAGTCGGATATTATTCGATTTATCAAACAACATAAAGGCAAATCTGGAATTATTTACTGCTTAAGCCGTAAAAAAGTTGAATCGATTGCCGAAGTTTTACAAGTAAACGGAATCAGTGCTGTTCCTTATCACGCAGGTTTAGATGCAAAAACACGAGCCAAACATCAAGATATGTTTTTGATGGAAGATGTGGATGTTGTTGTAGCAACAATCGCCTTCGGAATGGGAATCGATAAGCCAGATGTTCGTTTTGTAATTCACCACGATATTCCAAAATCGCTAGAAAGTTATTATCAAGAAACCGGACGTGCCGGACGTGATGGTGGAGAAGGGCATTGTCTTGCTTATTACTCTTATAAAGATGTAGAAAAGCTGGAAAAATTCATGTCTGGAAAACCAGTTGCGGAACAGGAAATTGGTTTTGCGCTTTTGCAGGAAGTTGTGGCTTACGCCGAAACTTCGATGTCGCGTAGAAAGTTTCTTCTTCATTATTTCGGAGAAGAATTTGACAGCGAAACAGGCGAAGGTGCGGATATGGATGACAATGTTCGAAATCCGAAACATAAAGTCGAAGCCAAAGATCAAGTGGTCAAATTGCTTGAAATTGTCCGCGACACCAAACATATTTACAAATCAAAAGAAATTGTGTTTACTTTGATCGGGCGCGTAAATGCTGTAATCAAAGCACACAAAACAGATACACAGTCTTTCTTCGGATCGGGTTCAGATCATGATGAAAAATACTGGATGGCATTATTGCGACAAGTTTTAGTTTCAGGTTATTTGTCAAAAGATATTGAGACTTACGGCGTTATAAAAATTACGAAAGAAGGTTTGGATTTTATCAAAAATCCAGTTTCGTTTATGATGTCTGAAGATCATGAATACACAGAGGCAGATGATGAAACAATTGTTACTGGAGGCAAATCTTCTGGTACCGCAGATGAAGTTTTAACCGGAATGCTTCGTGAACTTCGCAAAAAAGTAGCCAAAAAACTGGGAGTGCCTCCATTTGTAGTTTTCCAGGATCCTTCTCTTGAAGATATGGCTTTAAAATATCCGATAACTATACAGGAATTATATAATATTCACGGTGTTGGTGAAGGAAAAGCAAAAAAATACGGAAGTGAGTTTGTGGCTTTAATTAGTCGTTATGTCGAAGATAATGATATTATTCGCCCAGACGATTTGGTTGTAAAATCTACAGGTGTCAACTCAGCAAATAAACTTTATATTATTCAAAATATTGACAGAAAACTGCCTTTAAGTGATATTGCTTCTGCAAAAGGACTTTCGATGGATGCTTTGATCAAAGAAATGGAACAAATTGTGTATTCCGGAACAAAGCTGAATATCAAATATTGGCTTGACGATATGTTAGATGATGACCAGCAGGAAGAAATTCACGATTACTTCATGGAATCAGAATCAGATAAAATTGAAGATGCCTTAAAAGAATTCGATGGCGATTACGATATTGATGAATTGCGTTTAATGCGTATTAAGTTTATCAGCGAAGTTGCGAATTAA
- a CDS encoding NAD(P)/FAD-dependent oxidoreductase — translation MPRELLLQVTPETAANDVLLKDYLSKQIKVSPNEIQHISILKRSIDARQKAIKINLKVLIYLKGEPFQETKIELPIYKDVSNAQEVIVVGAGPAGLFAALQLIELGLKPIVLERGKDVRGRRRDLKAINREHIVNEDSNYCFGEGGAGTYSDGKLYTRSKKRGDVTRILELLVGFGASEDILVEAHPHIGTNKLPKIIEDIRNKIREFGGQVLFETRVSDILVKNNEVEGVVTQNGDKIHANKLILATGHSARDIFELLDKKKILIEAKPFALGVRAEHAQELIDSIQYSCDFRGEHLPPAPYSIVKQVNGRGMYSFCMCPGGVIAPCATSPGEVVTNGWSPSKRDQSTANSGIVVELKLEDFKPFAKFGALAGMEFQKSIEQKAWHLAGQTQKAPAQRMIDFTQSKVSADIPKTSYVPGTTSVELGQVFPGFLTQIMRQGFQEFGKSMRGYLTNEAILHAPESRTSSPVRIPRDPLTLEHLQIKGLYPCGEGAGYAGGIISAAIDGEKCALMIAEALR, via the coding sequence ATGCCAAGAGAACTTTTACTTCAGGTAACTCCAGAAACTGCTGCAAACGACGTGTTGCTTAAAGATTATTTGTCCAAACAAATAAAAGTTTCTCCAAACGAAATTCAGCATATTTCCATTTTAAAACGCTCAATTGATGCGCGCCAGAAAGCGATTAAAATCAATTTGAAAGTTCTAATTTATTTAAAAGGAGAGCCTTTTCAGGAAACTAAAATTGAACTTCCTATATATAAAGATGTTTCAAATGCACAAGAAGTAATTGTAGTTGGTGCTGGTCCGGCTGGACTTTTTGCCGCTTTGCAATTAATTGAATTAGGCTTAAAGCCAATTGTTCTCGAGCGCGGAAAAGACGTACGCGGGCGCCGACGCGATTTAAAAGCAATAAACAGAGAACATATCGTTAACGAAGATTCAAATTATTGTTTTGGTGAAGGTGGAGCTGGAACGTATTCTGACGGAAAATTATATACACGTTCTAAAAAACGCGGTGATGTAACCCGAATTTTAGAGCTTTTGGTAGGTTTTGGTGCTTCCGAAGATATTTTGGTTGAAGCGCATCCACATATTGGAACCAATAAATTGCCTAAAATTATTGAAGATATCCGCAATAAAATCAGGGAATTTGGCGGTCAGGTTTTGTTTGAAACCCGAGTTAGTGATATTCTCGTAAAAAATAACGAAGTTGAAGGAGTTGTAACTCAAAACGGAGATAAAATTCATGCCAATAAATTAATCTTGGCAACAGGACATTCGGCGCGTGATATTTTTGAATTATTAGATAAAAAGAAAATTTTAATAGAAGCAAAACCTTTTGCTTTGGGTGTTCGTGCAGAACATGCGCAAGAATTAATTGATAGCATTCAATACAGTTGTGATTTCCGTGGAGAACATTTGCCACCAGCGCCATATTCAATCGTGAAACAAGTTAACGGACGCGGAATGTACTCATTCTGTATGTGTCCGGGTGGTGTAATTGCGCCTTGCGCAACAAGTCCGGGGGAAGTGGTTACAAACGGTTGGTCACCATCAAAACGCGATCAGAGTACTGCAAACTCAGGAATTGTTGTCGAGTTAAAATTAGAAGATTTTAAACCTTTTGCCAAATTTGGTGCTTTAGCGGGAATGGAATTTCAAAAAAGCATCGAGCAAAAAGCATGGCATTTGGCCGGACAAACTCAAAAAGCTCCAGCGCAGCGAATGATCGATTTTACGCAAAGCAAAGTTTCGGCAGATATTCCAAAAACATCATACGTTCCAGGAACCACTTCGGTTGAATTGGGTCAAGTTTTTCCAGGGTTTTTGACGCAGATTATGCGTCAAGGATTTCAGGAATTTGGGAAATCAATGCGAGGTTATTTAACCAATGAAGCGATTTTGCATGCGCCAGAAAGCCGAACTTCATCGCCGGTAAGAATTCCGAGAGATCCTTTGACTTTAGAACATTTGCAGATAAAAGGATTGTATCCATGCGGAGAAGGAGCAGGTTATGCTGGCGGAATTATTTCTGCGGCAATTGATGGCGAAAAATGTGCTTTAATGATTGCGGAGGCTTTGAGATAA
- the lptB gene encoding LPS export ABC transporter ATP-binding protein, which translates to MKLRADNLIKTYKGRSVVKGISVEVNQGEIVGLLGPNGAGKTTSFYMIVGLVKPNQGNIYLDDLNITDYPMYKRAQQGIGYLAQEASVFRKLSIEDNILSVLQLTKLSKEAQIAKMESLIEEFSLEHIRTNRGDLLSGGERRRTEIARALATDPKFILLDEPFAGVDPVAVEDIQRIVAQLKNKNIGILITDHNVQETLAITDKTYLMFEGGILKAGVPEELVEDEMVRRVYLGQNFELRKKKLEF; encoded by the coding sequence ATGAAGCTAAGAGCCGATAATTTAATCAAAACCTACAAAGGACGAAGTGTTGTAAAAGGAATTTCTGTTGAGGTAAATCAAGGAGAAATTGTGGGACTTTTGGGTCCGAATGGTGCTGGAAAAACCACTTCTTTCTATATGATTGTTGGATTGGTAAAACCAAATCAGGGAAATATTTATCTTGATGATTTGAATATTACCGATTATCCGATGTACAAACGTGCACAGCAAGGAATTGGTTATTTGGCACAAGAAGCTTCGGTTTTTAGAAAATTAAGTATTGAAGACAACATTCTGAGCGTTTTGCAATTGACAAAACTTTCTAAAGAAGCACAAATTGCAAAAATGGAAAGTTTGATTGAAGAATTCAGCTTAGAACATATTCGTACTAACCGAGGTGATTTACTTTCCGGAGGAGAGCGCCGTCGAACTGAAATCGCTCGTGCATTGGCAACCGACCCAAAATTTATTTTATTGGATGAGCCTTTTGCCGGAGTTGACCCTGTTGCGGTTGAAGATATCCAAAGAATTGTGGCGCAATTAAAAAACAAAAACATCGGAATCTTGATTACCGATCACAACGTTCAGGAAACCTTGGCAATTACCGATAAAACATACCTAATGTTTGAAGGAGGAATCCTGAAAGCCGGAGTTCCAGAAGAATTAGTCGAAGATGAAATGGTTCGCCGTGTGTATCTCGGACAAAACTTCGAACTTCGTAAAAAGAAACTTGAGTTTTAA
- a CDS encoding DUF4105 domain-containing protein, translated as MKNVLFKKTLFCLLFLMSFIGYSQNVSLSKDAKISVLTCGLGNETYSYFGHTAIRVADPINNIDYVYNYGAFDFRTPNFVAKFAKGDLQYFVITHPFIDFMNEYNYEKRSVFEQELIIPQESKQKLFDNLNATLLSEDRYYTYKFIDKNCTSMVVDIINKSLNGNIITKKGDTDKTYRSILFPYFDGHFYDKLGTSIIFGTKVDQLGTKIFLPFELKNSLAKTTFQNHPLAKESQTLLSFEKETPSSWWNNVYTYLFILGFVVLAKNKVVDKIYLLILSLMGVFFVAVGFYSFHHELAMNYNVLLFSPLLLILLVFSIVKNKKWTYRFAVLHLMFLLIYTLFLINKAHFFIVLPMIITSGFVLVRVAIRNKKRIPIII; from the coding sequence ATGAAAAATGTCCTTTTCAAAAAAACACTTTTTTGTTTACTATTCTTAATGAGTTTCATTGGCTACAGCCAAAATGTGTCTTTATCTAAAGATGCTAAAATAAGCGTTCTAACCTGCGGACTTGGAAATGAGACTTATTCTTATTTTGGTCATACTGCAATTCGCGTTGCTGATCCTATAAATAATATTGACTACGTTTATAATTATGGCGCTTTTGATTTTAGAACGCCAAATTTCGTAGCCAAATTTGCAAAAGGGGATTTACAGTATTTTGTAATTACTCATCCATTTATTGATTTTATGAATGAATATAATTACGAGAAGAGAAGTGTTTTTGAGCAAGAATTGATTATTCCGCAAGAATCAAAACAAAAACTTTTTGACAATTTGAATGCTACTTTGCTTTCTGAAGATCGTTATTATACCTATAAATTCATTGATAAAAACTGCACTTCGATGGTTGTCGATATTATCAATAAAAGTTTAAACGGAAATATAATCACTAAAAAAGGTGATACAGACAAAACATATCGTTCGATATTATTCCCGTATTTTGACGGACATTTTTATGACAAACTAGGAACCAGCATTATTTTCGGCACTAAAGTAGATCAATTAGGAACAAAAATATTTCTGCCTTTTGAATTGAAAAACAGTTTAGCAAAAACTACTTTTCAAAATCATCCTTTAGCAAAAGAAAGTCAAACCCTTTTGAGTTTTGAGAAAGAAACGCCTTCATCATGGTGGAATAATGTTTATACGTATCTTTTTATACTTGGCTTTGTAGTTTTGGCAAAAAACAAAGTAGTCGATAAAATCTATCTTTTGATTTTATCTTTAATGGGAGTATTTTTTGTGGCAGTTGGGTTTTATTCTTTTCACCACGAATTAGCAATGAATTACAATGTCCTTTTGTTTAGTCCGTTACTGTTGATTTTGCTTGTTTTCTCAATTGTAAAAAACAAAAAATGGACGTATCGATTTGCCGTTTTACATTTAATGTTTTTACTGATTTATACGTTGTTTCTAATCAACAAAGCGCACTTTTTCATTGTTTTGCCAATGATTATTACCAGCGGATTTGTTTTAGTAAGAGTAGCAATCAGAAACAAAAAAAGAATTCCGATTATTATCTAA
- a CDS encoding carboxymuconolactone decarboxylase family protein: MSDIVQEFNDYRSKMNEKLLADNNKIVKRIFNLDTNAYAEGALDVKTKELLGLVASTVLRCDDCVKYHLETSYKEGVSKEEMMEAMGIATLVGGTIVIPHLRRAYEFWEALEESGK; the protein is encoded by the coding sequence ATGTCTGATATAGTTCAAGAATTTAACGACTATCGTTCTAAAATGAACGAAAAATTACTAGCTGACAATAACAAAATTGTGAAGCGAATTTTCAACCTTGACACCAATGCGTATGCAGAAGGCGCTCTTGATGTAAAAACAAAAGAACTTTTAGGCTTAGTTGCTTCAACAGTTTTACGTTGTGACGACTGTGTAAAATACCATTTAGAAACAAGCTATAAAGAAGGTGTTTCTAAAGAAGAAATGATGGAAGCAATGGGAATCGCAACTCTTGTTGGCGGAACAATCGTTATTCCTCATTTAAGAAGAGCTTACGAATTCTGGGAAGCGCTTGAAGAGAGTGGCAAATAA